The Thermoclostridium stercorarium subsp. stercorarium DSM 8532 genome contains a region encoding:
- a CDS encoding histidine phosphatase family protein, with product MTRIYFVRHAQPDESWKDDRTRPLTRTGMEDCKKVTELLIKIPIDYFYSSPYKRSVDTIKECADTLNMPVYTDERFRERQAGENGYHIDMVKKRWANFDFCEKGGESLRSVQKRNIEALNELLMKHRDKTIVIGTHGTALSAILNFYNPDFNFNDFKRIWHWMPYIIRVDFEGTALVNKEELLMIECGY from the coding sequence ATGACAAGAATATATTTCGTGCGGCACGCACAACCTGATGAATCATGGAAAGATGACAGGACAAGACCGTTAACCCGTACCGGAATGGAGGATTGCAAGAAAGTTACCGAGCTTCTTATCAAAATACCAATTGATTATTTTTATTCCAGTCCATACAAAAGAAGCGTGGATACAATTAAGGAATGTGCAGACACTCTTAATATGCCCGTTTATACCGATGAAAGATTTCGTGAACGGCAGGCGGGAGAAAACGGTTATCATATAGATATGGTTAAAAAAAGATGGGCAAATTTTGACTTCTGCGAAAAGGGCGGGGAGTCGCTAAGAAGCGTGCAAAAACGCAATATCGAGGCTCTGAACGAGCTATTGATGAAACATAGGGATAAGACTATTGTAATAGGAACACATGGAACGGCGTTAAGTGCGATTCTGAACTTTTACAATCCGGATTTCAATTTCAATGATTTTAAAAGAATTTGGCACTGGATGCCATATATTATACGGGTCGATTTTGAAGGTACCGCCTTAGTCAATAAAGAAGAACTGTTAATGATTGAATGCGGATATTAA
- a CDS encoding peptidoglycan recognition protein family protein: protein MDHIPKTTPYNRRPGYSMTPEYITIHSTGNPTSTARNERAWLTNPNNNVTASWHIVVDEKEAIEAIPLNEVAWHAGDGGNGTGNRKSIGIEICESGDRQKTLQNAAELVAKLLKERGWGVDRLRRHYDWSGKICPRIFYDNGKWTGWEQFKEAVQKELFGGDNMTQDKNQPSDWAKEAWEWAKKEGITDGTDPQRVATREEVITMLYRYYKKVSK, encoded by the coding sequence GTGGACCACATACCCAAAACAACGCCTTACAACCGTCGCCCCGGATATTCCATGACGCCGGAATATATCACAATACATTCTACCGGCAATCCGACCAGTACGGCAAGGAACGAACGCGCATGGTTAACTAACCCGAATAACAATGTCACGGCCAGCTGGCATATTGTAGTGGACGAAAAAGAGGCAATTGAAGCCATACCTCTAAACGAGGTCGCATGGCATGCCGGGGACGGGGGGAACGGGACGGGAAACAGAAAAAGCATTGGTATTGAAATATGCGAAAGCGGAGACAGGCAAAAGACTTTGCAGAATGCTGCGGAACTGGTTGCAAAGCTTCTGAAAGAACGCGGTTGGGGAGTGGATAGGCTGCGCCGGCATTATGACTGGAGCGGTAAAATATGCCCTCGGATTTTCTACGATAACGGCAAGTGGACAGGTTGGGAACAGTTTAAGGAAGCTGTTCAAAAGGAACTTTTCGGAGGTGATAACATGACACAGGATAAAAATCAGCCTTCCGACTGGGCAAAGGAAGCGTGGGAATGGGCTAAAAAGGAAGGTATTACAGACGGAACGGATCCGCAGAGAGTTGCCACACGTGAAGAAGTCATAACCATGCTTTACCGGTATTATAAGAAGGTTTCCAAATAA
- a CDS encoding alpha-galactosidase, whose protein sequence is MGIKFFEDRKYFKLDARDTSYIIAIVDDEKFLGHVYFGKRIPDEPLDIESLLRINEYPYVPSKNNRERMSFHDSFPTEYSTHGLGDFRESCLVVKDSNGNSVCGITYCSYKIYKGKPTLKGLPATFGDENSCTTLEIICSDKVLNLEVTLIYTVFENLDVITRSVRIKNNSDNDVTLEKALSACVDFDGIDYDIISLNGSWARERRIQRVPVSFGKRSVESIRGISSHQSNPFIALVDKNANEDYGNVYGFNFVYSGNFIAVVEGCQFETTRVVMGIHPANFEWTLAPGEEFIAPEVVMVYSDSGIGKMTRTFHDLYRNHLIRGKYRDRKRPVLINSWEATYFDFDTEKLLSIAREAAKLGIEMLVMDDGWFGNRNDDNSSLGDWYVNEKKIKGGLKYLVDEVNKLGLEFGIWFEPEMISPDSDLYRAHPDWCIHVPNRTPVLCRNQYVLDLTNDEVVEYVYSRLRDILSSANITYVKWDMNRQLSDVGSSFMPKEKQGEIMHRYVLAVYKLLDRLTTEFPHILIEGCAGGGGRFDPGILYYCPQIWCSDNTDAIERLAIQHGTAMVYPLSTIGAHVSDCPNHIVGRTTPFETRGYVALAGTFGYELDVTRISEDDRKLIPEQIEMYHKYNDLIRTGDYYRIANYGDNHLYDCWSVVAKDKSEVLVTYIQVLQRPNSRSRRIKLKGLDENALYRDTETNRLYSGSALMYAGLNITGLHGDFKGKLIHLVKEK, encoded by the coding sequence ATGGGAATTAAATTTTTTGAGGATCGGAAATATTTCAAGCTGGATGCCCGGGACACTTCTTACATAATAGCCATTGTGGACGACGAAAAATTTTTAGGGCATGTATATTTCGGGAAAAGAATTCCCGATGAACCTTTGGATATTGAATCACTTTTACGCATTAATGAATACCCTTATGTCCCGTCTAAAAACAACAGGGAAAGAATGTCTTTCCATGATTCCTTTCCGACCGAATATTCCACTCACGGGCTGGGCGATTTCAGAGAATCCTGTCTTGTTGTAAAGGACAGTAACGGAAATTCGGTATGCGGTATAACATACTGTTCTTATAAAATTTACAAAGGGAAACCGACATTAAAGGGGTTGCCTGCGACATTTGGGGACGAAAATTCATGCACCACCCTTGAAATCATATGCAGTGATAAGGTACTGAACCTTGAAGTAACGCTGATTTATACCGTTTTCGAGAATTTGGATGTTATAACAAGAAGTGTGAGAATAAAAAATAATTCCGACAATGATGTCACACTGGAAAAAGCATTGTCTGCATGCGTGGATTTCGACGGAATTGACTATGACATAATCTCCCTGAACGGATCATGGGCCAGAGAGAGAAGAATTCAGAGGGTTCCTGTAAGTTTCGGCAAAAGGTCTGTGGAATCAATCAGGGGAATATCAAGCCATCAAAGCAACCCCTTTATTGCACTCGTGGATAAAAACGCAAATGAGGATTACGGCAATGTATACGGCTTTAACTTTGTGTATTCGGGAAATTTCATAGCCGTTGTGGAAGGTTGCCAGTTTGAGACAACCCGCGTCGTAATGGGTATTCACCCTGCCAATTTTGAATGGACACTGGCACCGGGGGAAGAGTTCATAGCTCCGGAAGTGGTTATGGTATATTCCGATTCGGGAATAGGAAAAATGACAAGAACCTTCCATGACTTGTACAGAAACCATCTTATACGCGGAAAATACAGGGACAGAAAAAGGCCTGTGCTTATCAATAGCTGGGAAGCCACATATTTTGACTTTGACACAGAAAAACTGTTATCGATAGCCAGAGAAGCCGCAAAGCTTGGAATTGAAATGCTGGTTATGGATGACGGTTGGTTTGGCAACCGGAACGACGACAACAGTTCTTTGGGCGACTGGTATGTTAACGAGAAAAAAATCAAAGGCGGCTTAAAATATTTGGTTGACGAAGTGAACAAACTCGGGCTTGAGTTTGGCATATGGTTTGAGCCCGAAATGATATCCCCTGATTCAGATCTTTACCGGGCGCATCCCGACTGGTGCATTCATGTTCCAAACCGTACACCTGTACTTTGCAGAAACCAGTACGTTTTGGATCTTACAAACGACGAAGTGGTGGAATATGTATATTCAAGGCTGAGGGATATTCTTTCCTCAGCAAACATTACCTATGTCAAATGGGATATGAACCGACAGTTGAGTGACGTGGGAAGCAGTTTTATGCCAAAGGAAAAACAGGGAGAAATAATGCACAGATATGTGCTGGCGGTATATAAATTATTGGACAGGCTTACAACCGAATTCCCGCATATACTCATCGAAGGCTGCGCGGGCGGTGGAGGAAGGTTTGATCCCGGAATACTGTACTACTGTCCGCAAATTTGGTGTTCCGACAATACGGATGCCATTGAACGCCTTGCAATACAGCACGGTACGGCAATGGTGTATCCGCTTTCAACAATAGGCGCCCATGTGAGCGATTGCCCGAACCATATCGTTGGAAGGACCACGCCTTTCGAAACAAGAGGATATGTGGCTCTTGCAGGAACGTTTGGATACGAGCTGGACGTGACAAGGATTTCGGAAGATGATAGAAAGCTTATACCAGAGCAGATAGAAATGTATCATAAGTATAATGATCTTATCAGAACAGGAGACTATTACCGTATAGCCAATTACGGAGACAACCATCTGTATGACTGCTGGTCGGTTGTGGCGAAAGATAAGTCCGAAGTATTGGTTACATATATACAGGTATTACAAAGGCCAAATTCACGGAGCAGAAGAATTAAGCTTAAAGGTCTTGACGAAAATGCGCTTTACAGGGATACAGAAACAAACCGCTTATACAGCGGCAGCGCACTGATGTACGCTGGTTTGAACATTACAGGGCTGCATGGGGATTTTAAAGGCAAACTCATACATCTGGTGAAAGAAAAGTAG
- a CDS encoding ISL3 family transposase, with protein MDEFIKQLDQNLDYICHEIINGRCYITVASNRKEVICPFCGWPSSKTHSTYSRTFQDLPIQGNKVFIIMRNRKMFCNNPDCNHTTFAERFDFISDKAKKTQRLEDEIVRLSLNCSSVAASKTLRENVADVGKSTICNLLKKRNTCC; from the coding sequence ATGGATGAGTTTATTAAGCAGTTAGATCAAAATCTAGACTACATTTGTCATGAAATAATTAATGGCAGATGCTATATAACAGTAGCTTCCAACCGTAAAGAAGTAATATGTCCATTCTGCGGTTGGCCATCATCCAAAACACATTCCACATATAGCAGAACCTTTCAGGATCTTCCAATACAAGGTAATAAGGTATTTATTATTATGCGTAATAGAAAGATGTTTTGTAATAATCCTGACTGTAATCATACTACTTTTGCAGAAAGATTTGATTTCATTTCCGATAAGGCGAAGAAAACACAACGCCTTGAGGATGAAATTGTACGCCTGTCATTAAATTGCAGTTCTGTTGCGGCGTCTAAAACTCTGAGGGAGAATGTTGCGGATGTTGGTAAAAGTACTATCTGCAACCTCTTAAAAAAAAGAAATACCTGTTGTTGA
- a CDS encoding helix-turn-helix domain-containing protein, translating into MDNVAKIIGSNIRHLIEQNNVPISDIAQKIGVTRQTMSKYLNGESIIDSEKLFIIANYFGKPITYFLEKEHDEELSFMFRAHNPSANISMDEINRIQSRMEKVYEAYRLAGEKMFYIPEQYNLEFELERRDIPEDIEKIIERIANEQRDILDVGESVGKDLIKCFEAKGINIIFEKMNNPKLWGISAFHPKKGCFIFVNDDEDISEERKIFSMVHEYAHLIFHRDQYKKSQDSLQYSDFRSEITEKIANLFAGYFLIPRDCLKRHEHLLKNGITFGDLLFIKRELQVSLQALIYALRNYGYISEETQKKVMEKLYKYGYGTKEPRGMSYIPKNEKFFAIVRSLYFKEIIGESKVAELLNLKVKEARKKIKEWMENEWFGNEEQVQALI; encoded by the coding sequence ATGGATAATGTGGCCAAAATTATTGGGTCTAATATTAGACATTTAATAGAACAAAACAATGTGCCCATTAGTGATATTGCCCAAAAGATTGGTGTTACTAGACAAACTATGTCAAAATATTTGAACGGAGAGAGCATTATAGATAGCGAAAAGTTGTTTATTATTGCCAATTACTTTGGTAAACCAATCACTTATTTTTTAGAAAAAGAACATGATGAGGAACTTTCTTTTATGTTTAGGGCACATAATCCATCAGCTAATATCTCTATGGATGAAATAAATAGAATTCAATCGAGAATGGAAAAAGTTTATGAAGCTTATAGACTTGCTGGAGAGAAAATGTTCTATATTCCAGAACAGTATAATTTGGAATTTGAATTGGAGCGCCGTGATATTCCGGAAGATATTGAAAAAATTATTGAACGTATTGCAAACGAACAAAGGGATATTTTGGATGTCGGAGAGTCCGTTGGCAAAGACCTGATAAAATGTTTTGAAGCAAAGGGCATAAATATTATTTTTGAGAAGATGAACAACCCAAAACTATGGGGGATATCAGCTTTTCATCCTAAAAAGGGCTGCTTCATTTTTGTTAATGATGACGAGGATATATCAGAAGAACGTAAAATATTTAGCATGGTGCATGAATATGCTCATCTAATTTTTCACAGAGATCAATACAAAAAGTCGCAGGATTCTCTGCAATATTCAGATTTTAGAAGCGAGATAACTGAAAAGATAGCAAACTTATTTGCGGGTTATTTCCTTATTCCGAGAGATTGCTTAAAAAGGCATGAACATTTATTAAAAAACGGAATTACGTTTGGAGATTTACTATTCATAAAAAGAGAATTACAAGTAAGTCTTCAGGCTCTTATTTATGCTCTAAGAAATTATGGTTATATTAGTGAAGAGACTCAAAAAAAAGTAATGGAGAAATTATATAAGTATGGGTATGGAACCAAAGAGCCCAGAGGTATGAGTTATATTCCAAAGAATGAAAAATTTTTTGCTATAGTGAGATCGCTGTATTTTAAAGAAATTATAGGGGAAAGTAAAGTGGCAGAATTGTTAAATTTAAAAGTAAAAGAGGCAAGAAAAAAAATAAAGGAATGGATGGAAAATGAATGGTTTGGAAATGAGGAGCAAGTTCAAGCGCTTATATAA
- a CDS encoding DNA adenine methylase, with translation MIKSPLRYPGGKSKLIEYIKRLIISEGLTGCDFYEVYAGGASVSINLLADRVVKRIIINEKDPLVYSFWYSVFFKTKELCDLIYSTPITLEKWYEMSKYRNPNFIHDKSVVEMGFACLFLNRTNFSGILNANMLGGTKQKSKYKIDCRFNKEKIIKLINEISQMKENVEVYNLDAIDFMKAKVPKTYKGLSFVYLDPPYYKQGKKLYRYYYEDDEHIILSEYILKQPFNWLISYDKHDFIEKLYSKKNIAIRSIYFDYSVHTSKRNQEEILISNLEIPPIEGIVEAKKIPG, from the coding sequence ATGATTAAATCACCGCTGAGATATCCTGGGGGTAAGAGTAAACTAATAGAATACATAAAGAGATTAATCATTTCTGAAGGCCTTACTGGTTGTGATTTTTATGAGGTATATGCCGGTGGTGCCTCTGTATCTATAAATTTACTTGCAGATAGAGTAGTAAAAAGAATAATAATTAATGAGAAAGATCCATTAGTATATAGTTTTTGGTACTCCGTTTTCTTTAAAACTAAAGAATTATGTGATTTAATTTATTCTACACCAATTACTCTTGAAAAATGGTACGAAATGTCAAAATATAGAAATCCAAATTTTATCCATGATAAATCTGTTGTAGAGATGGGTTTTGCTTGCCTTTTTTTAAACCGAACAAACTTTTCGGGAATTTTAAATGCTAATATGTTAGGTGGCACTAAGCAAAAATCAAAATATAAAATAGATTGCAGATTTAATAAAGAAAAAATAATTAAACTAATAAATGAAATTTCTCAAATGAAAGAAAATGTTGAAGTATATAATTTGGATGCCATAGATTTTATGAAAGCTAAGGTTCCTAAAACATATAAAGGGCTTAGTTTTGTTTACTTAGATCCTCCATATTATAAACAGGGAAAAAAGCTCTATCGTTATTATTATGAAGATGATGAACATATAATACTCTCTGAATATATTCTGAAACAACCTTTCAACTGGTTAATTAGCTACGATAAACATGATTTTATCGAAAAGCTGTATTCGAAAAAAAACATAGCTATACGTAGTATATATTTCGATTATTCAGTACACACAAGTAAAAGGAACCAAGAAGAAATTTTGATATCCAACCTTGAAATTCCCCCGATAGAAGGAATTGTTGAAGCAAAAAAAATTCCAGGTTAA
- a CDS encoding AAA family ATPase — protein sequence MLKRVIIHNFRCFKDQTFELGKRITVISGHNATGKSTLLGLFGHSCELKAKDGKPILHKYFRTEFSEIFKASPDKDRYKGYWASLFFEPVIENSFMKYRSTWQKGNRFRIISTRFSYDSNKMINERKYEIPSLYLGLSRLYPLGESEGIKQKKEITFKNDDEKNWYITKYCNILNLNDNIESFINVDVEATKKRFFCVNTDKYDYLCNSAGQDNLGQILTAVLSFKRLKSSLTPWPGGLLLIDEVDATLHPSAQNKLFDLLFEMSRELDIQIIFTTHSLSLLSYIYSRIESNSEYRTNVNIIYLTTANIELEVITNPHWDVIYNDMQITSLFDNNEKISVYTEDAEAIWFLKKALTFKDFPAINRINFIEVDNSYTQLLKYRREDPKYFSKVIIVLDSDVKDSEIDPDFKNVIKLPGNRSIEEMIYNFLLNLPPKSPILNHEIGFTIRNIREYGPENRRLYNDDEPRKRYKKWFNDNLEKFETLNVFEEWANQHSKELDDFLHKFKRCYNIVCKANGLPRIK from the coding sequence ATGTTAAAAAGAGTTATTATACATAATTTTAGGTGCTTTAAAGATCAAACTTTTGAGCTTGGAAAGCGTATAACTGTCATTTCAGGTCATAATGCTACAGGCAAATCTACACTTCTCGGATTATTTGGTCATTCTTGCGAGTTAAAAGCTAAAGATGGTAAACCTATATTACACAAATATTTCAGAACTGAATTTTCTGAAATTTTTAAAGCATCTCCTGATAAAGACAGGTATAAAGGATATTGGGCTTCTTTATTTTTTGAACCAGTTATTGAGAACTCATTTATGAAATACCGCAGTACTTGGCAAAAAGGTAACAGATTTAGAATTATATCAACTCGTTTCAGTTATGATAGTAATAAAATGATAAATGAACGTAAATATGAAATTCCTTCTCTATATTTAGGCTTAAGTAGGCTCTATCCCTTGGGAGAATCTGAAGGCATAAAACAAAAAAAAGAAATAACTTTTAAAAATGATGACGAAAAAAATTGGTATATTACAAAATATTGTAATATTTTAAATTTAAATGATAATATTGAATCCTTTATTAATGTAGATGTCGAAGCAACAAAAAAACGTTTTTTTTGCGTAAACACAGATAAGTATGATTATTTATGCAATTCGGCCGGTCAAGATAACTTGGGTCAAATTCTAACAGCTGTTTTATCATTTAAAAGATTAAAATCTTCTCTTACTCCATGGCCTGGTGGATTGTTATTAATTGATGAAGTAGATGCTACACTACATCCCAGTGCTCAGAATAAATTGTTTGATTTATTATTTGAGATGTCTAGAGAACTAGATATTCAAATCATATTCACTACGCATAGTTTAAGTTTATTATCATACATATATAGTCGTATAGAAAGTAACAGTGAGTATAGGACAAACGTTAATATCATATATTTAACTACAGCAAATATAGAATTAGAAGTTATAACAAATCCACATTGGGATGTGATTTATAACGATATGCAAATAACGAGTTTATTTGATAATAACGAAAAAATATCTGTTTATACGGAAGATGCTGAAGCAATTTGGTTTCTAAAAAAAGCTTTAACTTTTAAGGATTTCCCAGCTATTAATAGAATTAATTTTATCGAAGTTGATAATTCTTATACTCAATTACTTAAATATAGAAGAGAAGATCCTAAATATTTCTCTAAGGTTATTATTGTTTTGGATAGTGATGTAAAGGATTCAGAAATTGATCCTGATTTTAAAAATGTTATAAAATTACCAGGAAACAGGTCTATAGAGGAAATGATATATAATTTCCTTTTGAATTTGCCACCTAAGTCACCAATATTAAATCACGAAATAGGTTTTACAATAAGAAACATTAGAGAATATGGCCCTGAAAATCGTAGATTATATAATGATGATGAACCAAGGAAAAGATACAAAAAGTGGTTTAATGATAATTTAGAAAAATTTGAAACATTAAACGTATTTGAAGAATGGGCTAATCAGCACAGTAAGGAATTAGATGACTTCCTTCACAAATTTAAACGTTGCTACAATATTGTTTGTAAGGCGAACGGTCTTCCGAGGATTAAATAA
- a CDS encoding bZIP transcription factor yields the protein MVGRKIYYELATGDVILITPEKHSENAINTTKEQDFQMYDVLAARNPDTVGVIQLEYGQYQAEFQSARSVKVDIETGQLLFEYPKYEPSLSEQVKTLQKENQTLKQENAQLHEEIGNLKAINADLTYQLMVKGVI from the coding sequence TTTATTATGAATTAGCAACAGGTGATGTTATTCTTATAACACCTGAAAAGCATAGTGAAAATGCTATTAATACAACAAAAGAGCAAGATTTTCAGATGTATGATGTTCTTGCCGCGCGCAATCCTGATACTGTAGGAGTTATTCAGCTTGAATATGGACAGTATCAAGCCGAATTTCAGTCTGCAAGAAGTGTAAAAGTTGATATAGAAACTGGTCAATTATTATTTGAGTATCCTAAATATGAACCGTCATTGAGCGAACAGGTTAAAACATTACAAAAAGAAAATCAAACTCTAAAACAGGAAAATGCACAATTACATGAAGAAATAGGAAACCTAAAGGCGATTAACGCCGATCTGACATACCAACTCATGGTTAAAGGGGTGATCTAA
- a CDS encoding XkdX family protein produces the protein MNWFNIIKWFYEGKLWTKEQVADAVRCGKISNKEYKEVTGEEYIE, from the coding sequence ATGAATTGGTTTAATATAATAAAATGGTTTTATGAAGGCAAACTTTGGACAAAAGAACAAGTTGCAGATGCAGTGCGATGCGGGAAAATTTCTAATAAAGAATACAAAGAAGTTACAGGCGAAGAATACATAGAATAA
- a CDS encoding ISL3 family transposase, translating to MPVVDKENVIAVCIDDFAIRKRESYGTIMVDISKRQIIDMINSRDYETVCKWLKTYPNLHVVSRDGSVTYNNAIADAHPGALQISDRFHLLKNLTSYGKEYLKKKLKPQILIQAVSQETSNEGTGTIKQADENRKLTLKEKYERIEQLLAAGKCKTAICQSINMDIRAYDRLMSMTPEERESSFQTKMMTVHEEKVKQKMERVNEVRELKKIGCSNHEISRRTGLNRSTIRRYLDENFNPVHASYGKKKNGKLTPYIKEIDECLEKGIMGSEIEKKIRGMGYDGSSSTVRQYITDWKRCRKLYYDRSREGGRKTETIERKNIFKLLYHPIENVKSISREQFERICNEYPCFEKIHSIIWEFKGLLTGKNVDALDKWMEKAKKLGIPEIDSFICGLERDLDAVRNAIKYEYSNGLVEGSINKLKVIKRVMYGRCSFETLRTKTLRLEKMRLLN from the coding sequence ATACCTGTTGTTGATAAGGAGAATGTAATAGCTGTCTGCATTGATGATTTCGCCATTAGGAAACGTGAAAGCTATGGAACAATTATGGTGGATATCTCCAAACGTCAAATAATTGATATGATTAACTCAAGAGATTATGAAACTGTCTGCAAGTGGCTAAAAACATACCCAAATCTTCATGTGGTATCGAGAGACGGGTCTGTCACCTATAATAATGCAATTGCAGATGCACATCCGGGGGCTTTACAAATAAGTGATCGTTTTCACTTACTGAAGAATCTGACCTCATATGGGAAGGAGTATCTAAAAAAGAAGCTAAAGCCACAAATCTTAATACAAGCGGTTAGTCAGGAAACTTCCAATGAAGGAACAGGAACAATTAAACAGGCAGATGAAAATAGAAAACTTACATTAAAAGAGAAATATGAGCGGATAGAACAACTTCTAGCAGCAGGAAAGTGCAAAACAGCAATCTGCCAAAGCATAAATATGGATATACGGGCTTATGATAGGCTGATGTCAATGACGCCCGAAGAAAGAGAATCTTCATTTCAAACAAAGATGATGACCGTGCACGAAGAGAAAGTGAAACAAAAAATGGAACGTGTGAATGAAGTGCGTGAGTTAAAGAAAATAGGTTGTAGCAATCATGAGATATCCAGACGTACTGGACTTAATAGATCAACAATTCGGAGATATCTTGATGAAAACTTTAATCCAGTCCATGCTTCCTATGGCAAAAAGAAAAACGGGAAACTAACACCATACATAAAAGAAATTGATGAATGTCTTGAGAAAGGGATTATGGGTTCTGAGATTGAAAAAAAGATACGTGGGATGGGATATGATGGTTCATCATCAACTGTGCGGCAGTACATAACAGATTGGAAAAGGTGTAGAAAATTATATTACGATAGAAGTAGAGAAGGTGGAAGAAAAACGGAAACAATTGAAAGAAAAAATATTTTTAAGCTATTATACCACCCAATAGAGAATGTGAAGTCAATCAGCCGGGAACAATTTGAAAGGATATGCAATGAATATCCTTGTTTTGAAAAGATACATAGTATAATATGGGAATTTAAAGGACTTCTCACTGGTAAAAATGTTGACGCACTCGATAAATGGATGGAGAAAGCAAAAAAGCTAGGTATACCGGAAATAGACAGTTTTATATGTGGACTTGAACGGGATTTGGATGCCGTGAGGAATGCGATAAAATATGAATATAGCAATGGGCTTGTAGAAGGGAGTATTAATAAACTGAAGGTAATAAAACGAGTTATGTATGGGCGATGCAGTTTTGAAACATTAAGAACCAAAACTCTCCGGCTTGAAAAAATGCGATTGCTCAACTAA
- a CDS encoding protein-L-isoaspartate(D-aspartate) O-methyltransferase: MERTSFFVDDDMKKYAHLDEPLPIGFGQTISQPSLVLEMTRLLSPEKDGKVLEIGTGSGFQTAILAKMSAEVFTVERIPELMEKARERLETLNFTNVRYKVGDGSLGWPEYAPYDRIMVTAAACALPDELVEQLANGGRMVIPIGPPDLQELKLITKTGNGDIRITTVEFVRFVELKGKYGWK; this comes from the coding sequence CTGGAAAGAACCTCATTTTTCGTCGATGATGACATGAAAAAATATGCCCATCTGGACGAACCTCTGCCTATTGGCTTTGGCCAGACAATATCTCAGCCCAGTCTTGTGCTGGAAATGACGAGGCTCCTGTCGCCGGAAAAGGACGGAAAAGTTTTGGAGATCGGGACGGGTTCGGGGTTTCAGACGGCTATTCTTGCAAAAATGTCAGCCGAAGTTTTTACCGTTGAAAGAATTCCTGAATTAATGGAAAAAGCAAGAGAGCGACTGGAAACATTAAATTTTACGAATGTCCGTTATAAAGTCGGGGACGGAAGCCTTGGGTGGCCGGAATACGCTCCTTATGACAGAATTATGGTGACAGCTGCGGCGTGCGCATTGCCGGACGAATTGGTGGAACAATTGGCAAACGGTGGCAGGATGGTTATTCCAATAGGCCCGCCGGATTTGCAGGAACTTAAGCTGATTACGAAAACCGGAAACGGTGATATCCGCATTACAACGGTGGAGTTTGTCAGGTTTGTAGAACTTAAAGGAAAGTATGGATGGAAATAA
- a CDS encoding baseplate J/gp47 family protein: MVLIVGNDHDPVDETILQNCAAHIEENQPIGATVTAERAKGRKEITRK, from the coding sequence ATGGTGCTTATTGTCGGTAATGACCACGATCCAGTGGATGAGACTATACTTCAAAATTGTGCTGCACATATTGAAGAAAACCAGCCAATCGGCGCAACGGTGACAGCAGAAAGGGCGAAAGGCAGAAAAGAAATTACCCGAAAATGA